Proteins co-encoded in one Pseudomonas fluorescens genomic window:
- the rfbF gene encoding glucose-1-phosphate cytidylyltransferase yields MKAVILAGGLGTRISEESHLKPKPMIEIGGKPILWHIMKQYSAHGIHDFVICLGYKGYAIKDFFANYFLHTSDVTFDMRNNRMDVHQNYSEPWSVTLIDTGEETMTGGRLLRAGRYLKDEEAFCFTYGDGVSDINIAQLVDYHKGHGRLATVTAVQPPGRYGALERHGDQVLGFTEKPRGDGGWINGGFFVLSPKVLSYIAGDETTWEAEPLAQLAQDEQLKAFEHEGFWHPMDTLRDKNHLEALWQSGEAPWKQWA; encoded by the coding sequence ATGAAGGCAGTTATTTTGGCGGGTGGCCTCGGCACGCGCATCAGTGAAGAGTCGCACCTCAAGCCCAAGCCGATGATCGAGATCGGCGGCAAGCCAATTCTCTGGCACATCATGAAGCAGTATTCCGCCCACGGAATTCACGACTTCGTGATCTGCCTCGGCTACAAGGGCTACGCGATCAAGGATTTCTTCGCCAACTACTTCCTGCACACTTCCGACGTCACGTTCGACATGCGCAACAACCGCATGGACGTTCACCAGAACTACAGCGAGCCGTGGAGCGTCACCCTGATCGACACTGGCGAGGAAACCATGACCGGTGGCCGTCTGCTGCGTGCCGGCCGTTACCTCAAGGATGAAGAGGCGTTCTGCTTCACCTACGGCGACGGCGTCTCCGACATCAACATTGCGCAACTGGTCGACTACCACAAAGGTCACGGCCGTCTGGCGACCGTCACCGCCGTGCAGCCACCGGGCCGTTACGGCGCCCTTGAGCGGCATGGCGATCAGGTGCTCGGCTTCACCGAAAAACCTCGCGGCGACGGCGGCTGGATCAATGGCGGTTTCTTCGTGTTGTCGCCGAAAGTGCTGTCCTACATTGCTGGCGACGAAACCACCTGGGAAGCGGAGCCTTTGGCTCAACTGGCTCAGGACGAACAACTGAAAGCCTTCGAGCACGAAGGTTTCTGGCATCCGATGGACACCCTGCGCGACAAAAACCATCTCGAAGCACTGTGGCAGAGCGGGGAGGCCCCATGGAAGCAATGGGCCTGA
- the rfbG gene encoding CDP-glucose 4,6-dehydratase → MEAMGLSPEFWRGKRVLVTGHTGFKGSWLTLWLQSLGAQVSGFSLDPSTEPSLFELARVSEGINDQRGDLRDLGALLEIIADNEPEIVLHLAAQPLVREGYRDPLGTYSSNVMGTLNLLEAIRQVGCVRACVLVTTDKVYANKEWLWPYREDEALGGHDPYSSSKACCELLAQSYAASFFPVDKYAEHGLALATARAGNVLGGGDFAPERLIPDVLKAWSADEPVTLRYPQAVRPWQHALEPLAGYLQLAAGLYEQGPEYAGAWNFGPGEADMCSVGEVVELLSNRWPQARGLRLEKSDLHEAGLLRLDSSRARQVLGWQPRWSLQQCLTQTLDWHLAWQNGDDMRTVTLGQLNLYRGAL, encoded by the coding sequence ATGGAAGCAATGGGCCTGAGTCCGGAATTCTGGCGCGGCAAGCGGGTTCTGGTCACCGGGCACACCGGTTTCAAGGGCAGCTGGCTGACTCTGTGGCTGCAAAGCCTCGGTGCGCAAGTCAGCGGTTTTTCCCTCGACCCGTCGACCGAGCCGAGCCTGTTCGAACTGGCACGCGTCAGCGAAGGCATCAATGACCAGCGCGGCGACCTGCGTGACCTCGGCGCCTTGCTGGAAATCATCGCCGACAACGAGCCGGAAATCGTCCTGCACCTGGCGGCCCAGCCGCTGGTGCGTGAAGGCTATCGCGATCCGCTGGGGACTTATTCCAGCAATGTCATGGGCACCCTCAACCTGCTCGAAGCGATTCGTCAGGTCGGTTGCGTGCGCGCCTGTGTGCTGGTGACCACCGACAAGGTCTACGCCAACAAGGAATGGCTGTGGCCGTACCGCGAGGACGAAGCCCTCGGTGGCCACGACCCTTACAGCAGCAGCAAGGCGTGCTGCGAGTTGCTGGCGCAGTCTTACGCAGCCTCGTTCTTCCCGGTCGACAAGTACGCCGAGCACGGTCTGGCCCTGGCCACCGCGCGCGCCGGCAACGTCTTGGGTGGCGGTGATTTCGCCCCTGAGCGCCTGATTCCCGACGTACTGAAAGCTTGGTCGGCCGACGAGCCGGTGACCTTGCGTTACCCGCAAGCCGTGCGCCCGTGGCAGCATGCGCTGGAGCCGTTGGCCGGCTACCTGCAACTGGCCGCCGGGCTCTACGAACAAGGCCCGGAGTACGCCGGGGCGTGGAACTTCGGCCCGGGTGAGGCGGACATGTGCAGCGTCGGCGAGGTGGTCGAACTGCTCTCCAATCGCTGGCCTCAGGCCCGTGGCCTGCGCCTCGAAAAGAGTGACCTGCACGAAGCCGGCCTGCTGCGTCTGGACAGCAGTCGCGCCCGTCAGGTGCTGGGCTGGCAACCGCGCTGGTCGTTGCAGCAGTGTCTGACCCAGACCCTCGACTGGCATCTGGCCTGGCAGAACGGCGACGACATGCGCACCGTGACCCTCGGCCAACTGAACCTGTACCGGGGCGCGCTGTGA